From Corticium candelabrum chromosome 9, ooCorCand1.1, whole genome shotgun sequence:
GTAAAAAAGGACATGCAGGAAATGATTACCTGTGACAGTCCCCAACATACAGAGCCCATAACAGTCACATCCAGTTCATCAGTGTCGTGCAGTGACTCATTGCAAGTGAGTGACTTGAACAGGGTTCTTCAGTGAATTCCTTCTTAGCAAAATATATGTCTTCAACACAGTCAGCAAATACAACTTAGTGTCAGGTGTGCTGATTGGATTAGATATTTTTGAAGGGCAGCCAATTAGTATTAGATTGACAGTGAACATTACCAATctacaacataaacaaacaagatatTTCCATGCAGTAACCCTCACCATAATTTAGTTAAATATAAACACGGGCAATACTTGCCGTTTCTCATAGAGTAGGTCACATATCATGCAGGAATATCCTTCCCTGATTGAATTACCACCAGAACTACATATCACTTTGAAACCTACTTATAGTAGCTTTAATCACCATTCGATTTTAATAAACTTGGTTTCCTAAAAGCGTCAGATGACTGTATAGTCCAGAAAAACATTAACCTTTGAGCGGTGCTTAAGAGCAATTGTCTGTCTCCGTTTTTCCGCTCTTTCTGGGACTCCTTCTATGGTAGCATCAATGACAGCCATCCATTCAAGCTTATCTTGCTCAGATTCTATCATAGGAGTAGTGGTGATTTTGACTTGTTCAAATTGATCACAGCTCCGTCACTCACCGCAACTCATAAAGTACGTTCTAACTGCACCATTGTCTATCAATGGACCCACTGCAAAGCAGTGAGGTTTACTCTTCTCTCCAATTTCCAACTCACGAGTGCAATCTGAAATGAAACCATTAGACATTAAATCAAAAATCACCATTTTTAAAACTACCGTCTTTTCTTGTCGCTTTCAGTGTCAGCATTACTAGAAACTATAGTGAAGTGTTGCATCATATTATCATTGCAGTGCAAACTGAAACACTCTAGCTATGGCTTCGCCTAATATGTCAACTGCCCGAGCAATCAAATCTTACACGTCTTGTCTAAGCGAACGGAACCGGCAggctgcttgtctgtttggtttctgcaaaaattGACAGTTCATATACCACGCCCACTCCACGCCCACGCattttttgcttttttgtcTTCTGGACCTGTAGTAAGATAGAGTAACGTCGGATCCTTTGTAAACAAGTGAAAACCATCTTCTCCGCCAGTTGTATTGTCCCATGAATGTGTTTCCGCTCTCTTTGACGCACCATCCCTGTCGAATTACCTTCACTGGTAAAAGAGAAATGAAACATTAAAAAAGTAAAGAAATACAGAGTGGTCTAAGGGTCTTGCCTTCGGTGTGCTGACGAGCAGCAGCCATTGGAGGGGCGTGTCAAGACTAGGTGTCGTAGgctaattaatttcaattacttaattaatagttgtTACTCAAAATGTACGTACACTTGCGTACTATACGTACCGTGCAAGTCTGCATTAGTTGTGCAAAGTAGCTACTGTAAAAAGAAAGCGATTTGAATTGTAGGTCGAGGACTAACCTCGAGTTGTGGTCATGTGACTTATGCAATATCCCGTACAAGTTGGCGGTCACGTAGGCGTACTAGGCgacatcaaaatttaaatttgaatAAAGTTGTTGTTCGAAGTCTAACTTTGCTGTTGAGTGTATACTAACACTACTCTTGACTGAGGGTGCCCCAATGGGAAACACAGAGTCTTTCGAGGTAGAAGAAAGGGAACCGAGCAAGTTGCAATCGGGAGAGATAATCAAGCGCGAAGGACCGTTCTCATTATACGCTCTCAAATACACGAGGTCACTATGGTACGAAGCTGTGTTGAACGAGGACGTCTTCTCTCCCAAACACTTCAGTCTCTTCAGACTGAAAGACCGCACAACAGCCGAGCATCAATTTTCAAAGGTCTGCACTCAGTTGATGCCATACTGTCAAGGCTCACAAGAATGttacaacaagaagacactAAAGCGACTGTTGCGTTGCCTTGAGGAGCAGAGAGGTTGGTCTCCAGCTCATGTAGCTGTCAGTGCTGGTATTTCGAGTTGTCTCAATCGAGAGGAGTTCAAGGAGCATTTGGATAGCGCGTTAAACGAGAGTGGTCAGACGCCGTTGCTTCTTGCCTGTAGCTTAGCAGAAGTGCAGTGTGTCAGGGTTCTCTTGCAATTGGGCGTCGATGTGGGTGCAGTGGATGGTAGCGAGGAGGGAAGGAATGCAATTCACGTGGCTTCTGAGAAATCACCTGAATGTTTGGAAGCGTTGCTTGTATCAGAGCTTGTGGTGGAACGATATGGATATGGCCTGAGTCACCTGGTCAACTACCAGACAAAGCTGCTGGAGACCTCTTTACACATTGCGTGCAGATACCAACAAGTAAACAACGTTGTCCTTATATTTGATATATCGCGTGTTTATGTTCTGTGCGAGGACTTGTTGCTCTTTGGAGTTTCTGTTATTATtcgattgtgtgtgtgtatcctgATATGGCTTTATTCTGATAGGCAACTTCGATTCAATTGCTTTTGATGCATGGGGCTGACCCAGAAGTTGCCAACAAGCAAGGATTCTTTCCAATCCATTTGGCCTCGCAAGTTGGATGTGCTGACTGCGTTAATGTTTTATGCCAATTCAATACTCAACAGTCGATGCTCAAGGATGCTATTCATGGGAACACTCCTCTTCACTGTGCATCCCTTCCTGGTGTATGCATATATTTTTAACATGCATCTTTAATTTCACCTGTATTTTGTATGTCTTAGTGCATTCACATGCTGGTGAATAAGCACCAAGCTAATACCGAAGTAAAGAATGCAGAAGGGTTAACTCCATTACATTTCTCCATTGTTGAGAATCGCCTTAAGTCGGTCATTGCCTTGCTATACGTTGGTGCCAATCCTGACACTAAAGCTGGCAAAGGAGACAGCCCTTTGCACTTGGCAGTGAAAGTAGGCgacttggcatacaatcttaATTACCTAGATATGTGCAATTGCGTCATAGGTTGGCTCTGTGAGCTTGGTCCATGCTTTGATTGTGTTTGGAGCTGACGTCCATAGTGCAAATGCTGAAAGCCTACTACCTCTCCATATGGCTAGGACGTTAGCCAGTGATGTTAATGACAAGCAATGCAATAATTTGCAGAAATCTCAAGTGGTTGAAGCTCTAGAGGGTGTCCACCATCTTGACTGGGAATGCCTTGCTCAAGAATGCAGATCAAGTGTGAGTCAAAGCCAAGTTAAAAGAGGAGACACGGTATTGTGCCTGGATGGTGGTGGTGTGCGTGGCTTGATATTGGTGCAGTTATTGTTGTCTCTGGAGAAGATTACCCAGAAATCTGTTGTTGACTTGTTTGACTGGATAGGTGGCACCAGCACTGGTGGTCTCTTAGCACTGGCATTAGTCCATGGTTGGTCAACATGTGCTGTATGTTTCTCGAAGTTACTTagtattttatatttaatattgtTTTTTTAGCAAAGTCAAACTTGCGTCAATGTCAAAGTATCTACTTCAGTATGAAAGATGTGGTGTTTAAAGGCGAGAGACCCTTTGCCTCAAAGCCATTAGAAGATTTCTTTAAGGAAACGTTCGGAGAGCAAACCACTATGGACTCGGTTATGCACCCACGGTCAGTCAGCAAATTAGAGTGACGATCTTTTTAAGTCGATTTTCTAGTTTAGTCTGCATTTGGGTAGAGTTCTCGTTACCACAACAATCGCAGATCGATTACCCGCTCGATTGTATCTGTTCCGAAACTATGGTGATCTGCAAGAGGAAGGCGAACCTCCCCCATCAAGTCAGTATTGAACATATTGTTAATGTACAGAGCTATTGGCGTGGTCTGTCTAAGTGTTAATAAGTGCATGTGCAGGACAGTTGGTATGGAAGGCAGCGAGAGCCACCGGTGCAGCACCGACATATTTTAACACAATGGGTCGATTTATCGACGGTGGCCTTGTGTCCAATAATCCTACCCTGGATGTTTTGTCAGAAATTCAAATGCATCACAATCGAAGTATTACACAAATGCGACGGAGTCTCTGTTGTGCCTCTTTGATGTGTGATATCATTGTGTAGCAGGTGTCAGTGGTCCCATGCCTCGATTGTCTGCTGTAGTTTCACTTGGAACCGGTTGCCAACCCGAGGTGCCCGTGCACTCTGTTAACGTATTCCGGCCTGTATCCATAGCTCAAGCTGCCCACGTTGTTATGGGAGGAGCGTCCTTAGCTACACTCTTGCTGAATCAAGTGAGTACTAGATTCTAGTTGTTGTGCATCGCGTTGTCGTTATCTAAACAGACTGGgctcatattaattaattaatgcgcTCTGCTAAGTTAGGTAAACAATGCGTCAATTTGGCTGTCATCTTCTCTACCGTTTGACGTACAGGTGGTATTCCCCCGCTGTTTGCAATTGTATCGTTCTTATTAGATGCGCAAGACTAAATAGTTGGATGGgtccaattaattaaaatcaggCGCCAGAGACGAGGGGTTGAACCCAGAAGAGATGAATCCAATCACTGATAGGGTTTCTGTATGgagtgcttgtttgtgttatgaTATCGGGCGGGCTAATTTATTAAACAATCATTTACTCGAGTTCACACTGTTTTTGTCTTATCTAACAGGTCACTCAAGCTTCAGGTCGACCTGTAGAGAGATCGCGGTCCTGGTGTATGACCATGGACACGCCCTTCTACCGCTTCAGTCCGCTGTTGCAGCAGGAAGTCGATCTTGCCGAGACGCGAGATGACGTGTTGGTGAGGATGCTTTGGCAGACGCAGGTCTACGTTTGTCAACAACGAGATAAGATAAAGGAGTTGGCGATACGACTTTGTAATAGGAACGTGCACAATGAAACGATTGAATAGGGGATTTCCGCTGCGGGAGTTGGACACGCCCTGCTACGCATAACCACGCCTGTAGGCGTGAGTGTATTCTTAACAATGCCGATTCATCTCTTCGTCGCACATTCTGAGGTATTCTTCATGATGCGATTAGTACTATTCTCCTTGCGTAACACGCGGTGTCGTTTCCTGGACGGCTCAGTTGTGGCTTTGACGGAAGTCTGTAATTGGTATTCGAGAGTGTTGCTTAGTCCTCCGTTTTGTCGCGTGCCAGCGTCACGTGCATAATCACCACTGACCTCATAAGTTCATCCCGCAGCTTTCTAAATACCGCAACATCATTTATAAACAATTGTCTCGCCTTAGTGTCACCAGTAGTTGCCTGAACGTGCTCGGCGCCGGGTTATTATCGAGGTGGAATTGCGAATGGCGAAGTTGTTTGTCTTCATTTGTCTCAACCTGTTGGCTGTCTCGATGGCGGGACGTGGCAGGTGCCCCTCGAGGTGTACGTGCTTCGAAAGTTACAAGTCGTATACTGTGACGTGCACCGACTTATTCTTGAAGCGTCTTCCTCGGAATCTTCCTTCGAAAACGACCGCTTTGTGAGTGCACGTAGTTGATCGCGTGCATGTCGTATATTGCTGTATACCTATAGCAGACACGTGTGTTGCTTGAGACGAGACTGGTGGATGTAGTGACGCCAGTCTTCCGTTTGCAGCTTTCGTTTGTCACGCTGACATACATTACTCTATCTATGCAGGAATTTCAGTGGTAACCAGCTGCTCGAGTTGGACAACCGAGTATTTAGAGGTCTAAAAGAACTGAGGATGTTGTGAGTGCTAAGTGTGTTTGCAGTACATAACGCAGGATGACATAGTTACGTTTTGCACTTGATATGATTACCTAGACGGATTAGTCGCAACGTTATCAGCTACGTTGATAAGGACGCCTTCAGTGGCTTGTCAAAGCTGGAAGAGATGTTAGTTGACTAGTTGATGGATGGTTCTGACTAGATTGACATTGGCATGTTTTTGTAGAGACCTAAGAGGGAACGTTATCACTGCACTAGCTCCTGAAACCTTTAGGAGTCAGAACAGGCTGAAATCGATGTAAGTTTACACAGCTAGATGATCTAAAAGAGTACCTGTCTAATTCAAGTTTGTGCACAGTAATCTGGCGTATAACAAGATCAGCAACTTGGATTCCATTTCCAAGTCTTTTGTTCACCTGCCATCATTAGAGTCATTGTGAGATATGTtgtggctgtttgtgttgattgttATGTGTATATGGGCTTCATTTTTTAGAACACTGACTGGAAATCAGATACGTACCCTTCCCGCCAATGCCTTCCAGAAAACGAAGAAACTACAGGAATTGTATGTGAACAGTGAACACGTGAGAGATGATTTACACGTTATTGATTGTGGTCGGGCATATTGATAGGTATTTGTCTCATAACCCACTGAGAAGTGTGTCAGATCAAGCATTTGTTGAGCAAGGGGAACACCGTGTTCTAAACAAACTGTACAAATTTAGCCATCTAACTAGTTCTGCTAATTGGTATTACTAATACAAGTGTTGTACAGTGTTATGAGCTACACAGAGTTGACAGACTTCCCTAGCAGTGCCCTGGCTGACATCACAATAAGACAACTGTAAGTGTAATTTGATTGTTGCTTGAGTGTTGTAAACAACCTAAGATTCCATAATGAGCAGAGATATCTCTCATGGACAAATACGTCATATAGACCAAGCAGCCCTGAATGTAGTTCGGCGGATGGACAGCAGAGATCTGTGAGTATCAACAGACATAAGACGTATGTACGGTATAGAAGACGATTTTGTTGAATTACTGTTGTGTTCCAGCATTTGGGAAGGCAATCCTCTGAAGTGTGACTGCAAAAGTGTTCAGCTGTGGCTTCATGTTCGTGCGTTTGGTAGCAATCATAGTCCAATAACTTGTGCATCTCCTCACGAAGTTGCTGGCATGGATATCTACTATGTGCAAAAGGACAGTCTTGTGTGTGGTAAGGCATGCAGTCAAATGGATGAAACTATCATAATACCTTTCTATGTTTGTATAATTAGGTATGAGTGATTCACCAAGGTTTGTGAGGCAACCAGTTAGTACGTCTATTCATATTGGTGGTGCTGTGGTGCTAGTATGCCAGGCTGATGGTAATCCAGACCCTGGCATTAGCTGGTTGAAAAACAATGAGCCTTTACCTACTAATCACTGCGGCATGAAGTATTACAAAACCTGCACTGGATCTTTGGTAATTTATGATGTCAATGCCAATGATGTGGGAGAGTATGTTTGCATCATCAAGGATAAGGCTCACCCTATAGCATTGAAAAGTAAACCCGCAACACTTACTATTGTACAACCATGTAATGGGACAGTCGTACATGATTATCAAGCAAACAGAAACGATGGTCAGTTGTAAAACTTTTTATAGGCAGGTTGGTGTAGTGATTATTGCTTTGTTGTATACAGATAATGACGAGCAAGAGAGCGTTCAGACATCTGGCAGTGGTagtgatgatgacagtgaGGACGACTATGAGACAGATGTTGAGTTGTTGAGTCGGATTTCTGATGGTAACATTTGTTCTGATCCTGGAATTCCAGCGAATGGTCATCGCTATGTAGATAAGAAAGATGGTCAGGAAAATGCACCATTTCCAGTCGATACTGTCATTAATTATGGCTGTAATTCATACTATGAGATCGAAGGAGAGTCATCTCTTCAGTGTAGGTCTAATAAGACTTGGAGTCATCCACTCCCACAGTGCAAGCCAGGTAACATGAATATATATGCATATGTAtggtatgcacacacacacacacacacacacacacacacacacacacacacacacacacacacacacacacacacacacacacacacacacacacacacacacacacacacacacacacacacacacacaccacatcaaaGCATATGCTGAATACTCAGTGCTTAATCAATGTGTACTGTATAGCTTGTGGTCAGAAGGAtgtaacagacacacagtacTTGACTCGACAACGAAGAGCTATGCCCCATTCTACAGAAGCTTCAGGAGCAATCGAAACTGCTCCAAGGATAATAGACGGAGAGGTGTCATTGAAAGGGGAATGGCCTTGGCTAGGGTTGCTTACCATCTATTTCCAATCATGTGGTGTGTCTCTGGTAAATCGCAATTGGGCTGTTACTGCTGCACATTGTGTCGTTGAAGGTCGGAACAGAGTTAAGAGTAAGTCACTCATGCGTGTCTATTTTGGAAAACATCAGTTTGTACAACAGGAGCATGGACAGCAAGGACGAGGCGTACATCGCATTCTGGTACATCCACAGTATGGTGTAACAAACACGTTTGATTATGATGTTGCACTGCTGGAACTCGAAGCaccagttgatatcaacaaagtTGTTAGACCAGTGTGTCTTCCTCCTCTTTCGTCTTCTTACGTTGGTGATTATGACAAAGTTGGGATGCGGGCAGTAGTGACTGGTTGGGGAAAAACGAACAACGATCCCGATGCTAGAGTGGCTCGACAATTGCATAAGGGAGTTGTAGAGATAGCATCTCACGATGATTGCAAAGGAGTCATGGGAAATGTCACCGACAGAATGGTTTGCGCAGGAAAATACTCGGACACTTGCCAGGGAGACAGCGGTGGCCCTCTTGTCACTGTACATCAAAATCGATGGTATCTTTCAGGAATAACAAGTTGGGGTCCCAAAGTCTGTGGCAACAGTAAATACTACGGTGTCTATACACGAGTCACAAATAGCGAAATTTTGAATTGGATTTACCTAAACATCAATACCTTAGTTTAAAATATTACTGCCAGCTATCAGATGTAATATTTTGTATGCAAGGCGTAGATGATTTAAAGTATCGTTTGGGATACTTAACACGTTAGATGTTGTGTGGATATAACGTGGTAGTATATGGTAGTTCGATCTTTGTGATTCGCAAGAGTtaaaaacaattttgtttGCCTATTTTGTCACTTTATGTAacatgtacgtacatgtgTATACTACATTGTTCAATTACAGTATTTATTCGAACACTAGATGGTTTACAATTTAATCTATACAAATATTAAATTTCGCTCATTATGTAAACCGTACACACGCGCACAAGAGTCGGGAGACCAGGGGTTCTTGTATCCCGGATTTGGAATGGAAACATTACTTCAGAAGTTGAAACGAGAAAGTGGGAAGCTGACGGCTCTAGGCGACGCCTGTGAACGAACTCTTAGCACTGGTAAACGCCGTTTCCCAGGTTGTCAGCTCGGTACACATTAGCCAAGTGTGAAGTCCGTCAGCTTGCCTATCCGTCTGTACACCTTGATGAGTTCTAGCGAGATAGtaatttatttgtctatttgttaatTGAATCTCATAGCTACCGCATCGCCTTTTGATTCTGTCGGAATAGACACGTCTACGGCTAGTGCGAGGCCGACCACCTTGTGAGTGGTTTGCTGGAGAATATCCGTGAATGTGGATGGTGTCGACTGAGTGTTAGTTAAATGTGTGTGCTAATAGAGAGAAGAACGTTGCTGTTGCCTGGCACGAAACAGACGTCTTTGTTCCTTTGTCTCAGGCTGTTCTGTCGAGACAGGCAAGGCTAGCTGTGCTGGCCTTGGATGGAATTGAGGTAGACCTAGCCCAGATTTGTGTGGTGCTTGAGTAAAGAGAGAGACAACATTGTTGCAAATGTAGtctaaattataatatatgcgataaatacagacaaattgGAATGTGCAAGTACTCAAAAATAGAAGTCATAGAAATTttagcaacaacaacattatGTGTCTCCAAAACATGATTCTGTAGTTCAGGAGCACAGGTTGTCTAGACATTATTTGAGTTTGTATCTAGATAGTGTGTATTTGTAAACTTGATCTGGTTTTTCTTTCATGTCCCGATTAAGATGGGAGAATTGAGGAAATGGCGGCCAGGATGATATTGTTTAATTAGCTGGCCAGGAGTTTGGTGGAGGACTAGACTGGTTTTACCAGTGAGTTGCTGATGCTTGTTATGAAGTATTTGATAAAGAGGCCTTTGTGATATTAGTTGTCAACCATAGGGACTACAAAATGTACGCTTTGCTGGGGTCCTAGTTTGGGAGTTGCGTGCTTTAAGTATTGAGTACCTCCCAAGGTTTCAAAAGGGCAGTCAAGTTTATGAGGTAATAAGGGCTAGTTTAGCAGTAAGTCAAATCTGGCAAATACAAAGATGTGTCAATACTGTGTACCAGTAAGTAGTCAAGGAATCCGAGAGAATAATTAGACTTATGAGTGTGTATAATGTGGCTGCATAGTTTTAACACTGGAGGCATATCATAGAGAATATTTGGCTTGATTGTCTAGTTATGCGTGTCTTTCAGACGTAGCCAGTGTTACCTTGTTGgtcattatttaattaaatgagtgGTACTGGTTTTACTAAGTGTAGATCTGGAAGACCGAAGTATTCATATGGTGGCGAAAAAGTATTTATATTGTGGGGAAGTGGTGGGAGTAGAACAATGCTTACTAAGAAAGTTTGTTGCTTAGTGGTACACTGAAGTATGGAATCTTTGATAGTGTTAAACAGATGTCATAGTATTGAACCACCACATCATGGAACAACCGAAACAGTTAATGGCATTATTCAAATAGGAATATATAGACATtgttggtggtggtagtggcgGTAGTGGCGGGAGACTTTGATAGGAATTGGAATGAGTGGTATGGCTTTTATACCTTCAAGGTTGAGCTTAACCATTTACTCTAAATAATGGAAGTTTTCTTTTTAAAAATGATGTCAAGATTGCACATCTGCAGCACATAGTTTAGGTACCTAGAGAATGGATTGTTAAGTTACCTTTCTCAGAAAATCcattacagacacacagcaagAAATGAAATATGTTGGAAGCAGCAGATTGCTTTTGCTCTCTAGAGTGCACTGTGGGAGAGTCATTTCTGAGAAATCGCAACGCTAGACCCAACAGTAAG
This genomic window contains:
- the LOC134184089 gene encoding uncharacterized protein LOC134184089 yields the protein MAKLFVFICLNLLAVSMAGRGRCPSRCTCFESYKSYTVTCTDLFLKRLPRNLPSKTTALNFSGNQLLELDNRVFRGLKELRMLRISRNVISYVDKDAFSGLSKLEEIDLRGNVITALAPETFRSQNRLKSINLAYNKISNLDSISKSFVHLPSLESLTLTGNQIRTLPANAFQKTKKLQELYLSHNPLRSVSDQAFVEQGEHRVLNKLVMSYTELTDFPSSALADITIRQLDISHGQIRHIDQAALNVVRRMDSRDLIWEGNPLKCDCKSVQLWLHVRAFGSNHSPITCASPHEVAGMDIYYVQKDSLVCGMSDSPRFVRQPVSTSIHIGGAVVLVCQADGNPDPGISWLKNNEPLPTNHCGMKYYKTCTGSLVIYDVNANDVGEYVCIIKDKAHPIALKSKPATLTIVQPCNGTVVHDYQANRNDDNDEQESVQTSGSGSDDDSEDDYETDVELLSRISDGNICSDPGIPANGHRYVDKKDGQENAPFPVDTVINYGCNSYYEIEGESSLQCRSNKTWSHPLPQCKPACGQKDVTDTQYLTRQRRAMPHSTEASGAIETAPRIIDGEVSLKGEWPWLGLLTIYFQSCGVSLVNRNWAVTAAHCVVEGRNRVKSKSLMRVYFGKHQFVQQEHGQQGRGVHRILVHPQYGVTNTFDYDVALLELEAPVDINKVVRPVCLPPLSSSYVGDYDKVGMRAVVTGWGKTNNDPDARVARQLHKGVVEIASHDDCKGVMGNVTDRMVCAGKYSDTCQGDSGGPLVTVHQNRWYLSGITSWGPKVCGNSKYYGVYTRVTNSEILNWIYLNINTLV
- the LOC134184091 gene encoding 85/88 kDa calcium-independent phospholipase A2-like, producing the protein MGNTESFEVEEREPSKLQSGEIIKREGPFSLYALKYTRSLWYEAVLNEDVFSPKHFSLFRLKDRTTAEHQFSKVCTQLMPYCQGSQECYNKKTLKRLLRCLEEQRGWSPAHVAVSAGISSCLNREEFKEHLDSALNESGQTPLLLACSLAEVQCVRVLLQLGVDVGAVDGSEEGRNAIHVASEKSPECLEALLVSELVVERYGYGLSHLVNYQTKLLETSLHIACRYQQATSIQLLLMHGADPEVANKQGFFPIHLASQVGCADCVNVLCQFNTQQSMLKDAIHGNTPLHCASLPGCIHMLVNKHQANTEVKNAEGLTPLHFSIVENRLKSVIALLYVGANPDTKAGKGDSPLHLAVKVGSVSLVHALIVFGADVHSANAESLLPLHMARTLASDVNDKQCNNLQKSQVVEALEGVHHLDWECLAQECRSSVSQSQVKRGDTVLCLDGGGVRGLILVQLLLSLEKITQKSVVDLFDWIGGTSTGGLLALALVHAKSNLRQCQSIYFSMKDVVFKGERPFASKPLEDFFKETFGEQTTMDSVMHPRVLVTTTIADRLPARLYLFRNYGDLQEEGEPPPSRQLVWKAARATGAAPTYFNTMGRFIDGGLVSNNPTLDVLSEIQMHHNRTGVSGPMPRLSAVVSLGTGCQPEVPVHSVNVFRPVSIAQAAHVVMGGASLATLLLNQVTQASGRPVERSRSWCMTMDTPFYRFSPLLQQEVDLAETRDDVLVRMLWQTQVYVCQQRDKIKELAIRLCNRNVHNETIE